Proteins from one Homalodisca vitripennis isolate AUS2020 chromosome 3, UT_GWSS_2.1, whole genome shotgun sequence genomic window:
- the LOC124357284 gene encoding baculoviral IAP repeat-containing protein 7-like, giving the protein MDLLFLHAERMWDVLRSFLETLLVEATERVQTELQRIRLQRTEREQESARLVVCVVCQTALPTVALRTCGHVLCPSCSHRLFRCPVCRVPIVGILDLFFL; this is encoded by the coding sequence ATGGATTTGTTGTTCCTTCATGCAGAGCGGATGTGGGATGTACTGCGTTCATTCCTGGAAACACTACTCGTGGAAGCTACCGAAAGGGTCCAAACGGAGTTGCAGAGGATCAGATTGCAAAGGACTGAAAGGGAACAGGAGTCTGCTAGACTGGTCGTTTGCGTGGTGTGCCAAACTGCACTTCCCACCGTAGCCCTGAGAACTTGCGGCCACGTACTGTGTCCATCGTGCAGTCACCGCCTCTTCAGGTGTCCTGTATGCAGGGTTCCAATTGTCGGTATCCTGGATCTCTTCTTCCTGTAG